The sequence CAACCGGCTGCTCATCGGCGAGGCCGTGTGCGGGGCCCTCGAGGACGTGTTCGGAGGGACGGCGAGCATCTACTACGAGATCAGCCACAACCTCATCCAGAAGGAGGGCGGCAAGTTCGTCGCTCGCAAGGGCGCCACGCGGGCCTTCCCCGCCAGCCACCCGGCCCTCAAGGGGACGACGTGGGAGGCCACCGGGCACCCCATCCTCATCCCCGGGTCCATGGAGACGGGCAGCGCCATCCTCTTCGCGGAACCAGGGGCGGAGAAGTCCATCTACTCGGTGAACCACGGCTCCGGCCGGCGGCTGTCACGCGCCGCGGCGCGCCGGCAGCTCCAGCAGGAGGAGACGGACCGGCGCATGCAGGAGGCCGGCATCCTGCTCAACACCCGCACCACGCCGCTGGACGAGTCCGGGCCCTGCTACAAGAACCTGGACGACGTGCTGGAGACGGTGGAGCAGGCCGGACTCGCCCGGGTGGCCCACCGCCTCAAGCCGGTGGCCTGCATCAAGGGCGCGGACTGAGGGTGGACCTGGCAGGAGGGGGCTCGTGGGAGAGGCCGGGCGGCGCTAGAGTGGGCGTCCGTCTGGAGCCCCACGCATGCCCCCCTCCCCCACTCCCTCCCGGGAAGCCGAGCTGGCGCGCGCCGAAGCCGAAATGGCTCGGCTGGAAGCGCAGCTTGCTGAACAGGTGGCCCGCGCCACCGCCGACGCGGCCGCGCTGACCGAACGGCTTGCCCGCGTGCGGCAGGCCCTGGCCCGGCCGGAGCACACCGCGGACTCGCGCCTGTCCCAGTGGGCCATGCGCCTGGAGGACACCGAGTCCCCCGAGCCCTCCCCGGAGCTCGCGCGCCTGCGGGAGAAGGCCCTGGATGCCCGCGAGGCCGCGCTGGACACGCGCCGGCAGGCCGGGCTGGACCTCCAGTCCGCGCTGCGCGTGCAGCAGGAGGACGCTGGCCGGGTGGAGAAGGCGCTGTCGTCCGCCGAGGCCGACCTCAAGCGCGTGGAGGACGCCGCGAAGGCCCGTGCGGCGGCCGAGGAGAAGGCCCGCCGCGCCGCGGAGGCCGAGACCCAGAAGGTCGTCCCGCCTCCGGGGCTGAAGCCGGCCGGGGCGAAGGCGGTGTCCACGGAGACGCCGACGCGCGCGGAGCGGCTGCCGGCCCGGATGCCCGAGGCCGCCACTCCGGCGAAGAGCGACGGGCGCAAGGCGGGCCGGGTGCGGATGCACACGACCATCGACACGCGCAGCGACTCCAACTTCTTCACCGGCTTCTCCATGGACATCAGCGAGGGCGGCATCTTCATCGCCACCGTGGAGGCGGTGCCGCGCGGCACGCCGGTGGAGCTGGACTTCACGCTGCCGGGAGGCCGGCCGCTGACGGTGAACGGCGTGGTGCGCTGGGCGCGCGACGGCAACGACCGCACGCCGGACCTGATGCCGGGTGTGGGCGTGCAGTTCACCACGCTGCCGCCGGAGGTGGCGCACGCCATCTCGTCGTTCGTGGCCACGCGCGACCCCATGTTCTACCCGGACTGAGCGGCGCTCGGTTCTGCTAGGAAGCCGGGCATGATCGACCACCTGAGCTTCTACGCGACTGACTTCGCCGCCACGAAGGCCTTCTACGAAGCGGTCCTGTCCACGCTGGGCGCGGGCCTCGTGATGGAGATGACGTCCACCTGGGACCCGGAGTTCCCCACGCGCCGCATGGCGGCCTTCGGTCCGCCCCAGCGGCCGGTGCTGTGGATCATCGAGACGAAGACGCCCGTGTCGCCCCGGCACGTGGCCTTCACGGCGAGCGGCCCGGAGGCGGTGGACGGCTTCCACCAGGCGGCGCTGAAGGCGGGCGGCAAGGACAACGGCGCGCCGGGAAAGCGGCCGCACTACCACGCGGGCTACTACGGCGCGTTCGTGTTGGATCCGGACGGCAACAACGTGGAGGCGGTCCACCACGGCGCGCCGTGAAAGGCTTCAGGTGCCCCAGGGGCGCAGGGGCCGGAGCAGCCCCGCGTCCTGGAGGCGCGCCTGGACGTCCGCGGCCAGGGCGACGTGGGCCGGATTGGAGGCGGTGAACTTCTCCGGCGTGAGGGTGATGAGCGTGCCCCGGTTCTCCAGGTGCTCTACCTGCACGGGAGCAGGGAGCGGGGGCACGGGGCCGCGGAAGTCGGCGAAGTACATGACCCAGCCGACGAAGGATCCGGCCTCTGAGAACTGACCGACCTTGATCTGTTCCCGATGCGCGTGGGAGGTCGCGATGCCGACCTCGGGTTCCCACGCGAGCGCCATGGCACGCACCACGCCAGTGAGGACCGGCGCGGTCAGCACACGCTCCGCGACCTGGCCCGTGCTGAGCGCATTGAGGACACAGTTGGAGCTCACGCGCGCCGAGGAACTTCCACAGTCGC comes from Corallococcus macrosporus and encodes:
- a CDS encoding TIGR02266 family protein, translated to MPPSPTPSREAELARAEAEMARLEAQLAEQVARATADAAALTERLARVRQALARPEHTADSRLSQWAMRLEDTESPEPSPELARLREKALDAREAALDTRRQAGLDLQSALRVQQEDAGRVEKALSSAEADLKRVEDAAKARAAAEEKARRAAEAETQKVVPPPGLKPAGAKAVSTETPTRAERLPARMPEAATPAKSDGRKAGRVRMHTTIDTRSDSNFFTGFSMDISEGGIFIATVEAVPRGTPVELDFTLPGGRPLTVNGVVRWARDGNDRTPDLMPGVGVQFTTLPPEVAHAISSFVATRDPMFYPD
- a CDS encoding VOC family protein — encoded protein: MIDHLSFYATDFAATKAFYEAVLSTLGAGLVMEMTSTWDPEFPTRRMAAFGPPQRPVLWIIETKTPVSPRHVAFTASGPEAVDGFHQAALKAGGKDNGAPGKRPHYHAGYYGAFVLDPDGNNVEAVHHGAP
- a CDS encoding immunity 52 family protein; its protein translation is MRHASSMVETYYAGSYWLARLEPIEVCAQRLESFLKGMGQLEPTWSRWHQAAATFEKARNRQVQPDAVTLAKLLGRKSNRFRDSSSFWLWAGEDPEETTGLHGDCGSSSARVSSNCVLNALSTGQVAERVLTAPVLTGVVRAMALAWEPEVGIATSHAHREQIKVGQFSEAGSFVGWVMYFADFRGPVPPLPAPVQVEHLENRGTLITLTPEKFTASNPAHVALAADVQARLQDAGLLRPLRPWGT